A single region of the Methylocystis echinoides genome encodes:
- a CDS encoding TPM domain-containing protein: MRLTTQDLDHIVEAIGRAERRTSGEIVCALTRRASDYAYVPPLWAAFFALVSPWPLAVLTQLSAKEIYATQILVFILSAILVSWPPIRFALTPRLVKKRRAERAAIEQFFLRGVAGTRGRAGVLIFVAFAERYARIVADEGLTGKVSDAEWQAALAPMLNCLGQRRCAEGFVLTIEECARLLARAAPPGAEGDELPNRIYLS; encoded by the coding sequence ATGCGGCTGACGACGCAGGATCTGGATCACATCGTCGAGGCCATCGGCCGCGCCGAACGCCGCACCTCGGGCGAGATCGTCTGCGCGCTGACCCGGCGCGCCTCCGATTACGCCTATGTGCCGCCGCTCTGGGCGGCGTTTTTCGCGCTCGTCTCGCCCTGGCCGCTGGCGGTGCTGACCCAGCTGTCGGCGAAGGAAATCTACGCGACGCAAATTCTCGTCTTCATCCTGTCCGCGATTCTCGTCTCCTGGCCGCCGATCCGCTTTGCGCTGACGCCGCGCCTCGTGAAGAAGCGCCGCGCCGAGCGGGCGGCCATCGAGCAGTTCTTCCTGCGCGGCGTCGCCGGCACGCGCGGGCGCGCGGGCGTTCTGATTTTCGTCGCCTTCGCCGAGCGTTACGCCCGTATCGTCGCGGATGAGGGACTGACCGGGAAGGTCTCGGACGCCGAGTGGCAGGCGGCGCTGGCGCCGATGCTGAATTGTCTGGGGCAGAGGCGTTGCGCGGAGGGTTTCGTCCTCACCATCGAGGAATGCGCCCGGCTGCTGGCGCGGGCGGCCCCGCCAGGGGCGGAGGGGGATGAGCTGCCCAACCGGATCTACCTGAGCTGA
- a CDS encoding TPM domain-containing protein: protein MTRALPAGDALRLHALRGLLAFLFLLAATLAFAAPKYPELTGRIVDQAGVIPEPTRAALQTKLKGLEDKSGIQLVVATIKSLGDYDVETYANGLFRYWKLGEAKKNNGVLFLVAPNDRKMRIEVGYGLEGTLTDALSKVILATAVTPKFKAGDYGAGVERGVEGIIEVLSGDSAEWVKKVPPPPSLFDELFPLIIFALFIFIFIMMVRDSGRQGAYRTYRRGGPPVIIIPSGRDWDDFGGSSGGSSWGGGGGGFDSFSGGGGSSGGGGASGDW, encoded by the coding sequence ATGACGCGCGCGCTTCCCGCCGGCGACGCCTTGCGCCTTCACGCGCTGCGCGGCCTTCTCGCCTTTCTCTTCCTCCTTGCGGCGACGCTGGCCTTCGCCGCGCCGAAATACCCCGAGCTGACCGGCCGCATCGTCGATCAGGCGGGCGTCATCCCGGAGCCGACGCGCGCCGCCCTGCAGACGAAGCTCAAGGGTCTCGAGGACAAGTCCGGCATCCAGCTCGTCGTCGCGACCATCAAGTCGCTCGGCGACTATGACGTCGAGACTTACGCCAACGGCCTCTTCCGCTACTGGAAGCTGGGCGAGGCGAAGAAGAACAATGGCGTTCTCTTCCTCGTCGCGCCCAATGACCGCAAGATGCGCATCGAGGTCGGCTACGGGCTCGAGGGCACGCTGACCGACGCGTTGTCGAAGGTCATTCTGGCGACGGCGGTGACGCCGAAATTCAAGGCCGGCGATTACGGCGCGGGCGTGGAGCGCGGCGTCGAGGGCATCATCGAGGTGCTGAGCGGCGACTCGGCGGAATGGGTCAAGAAAGTCCCGCCGCCGCCCTCGCTCTTCGACGAGCTGTTCCCGCTCATCATCTTTGCGCTGTTCATCTTCATTTTCATCATGATGGTGCGCGACAGCGGGCGGCAGGGGGCCTATCGCACCTATCGGCGCGGCGGCCCGCCGGTCATCATCATCCCGTCCGGCCGCGACTGGGACGATTTCGGCGGCTCGTCGGGCGGCTCCTCCTGGGGCGGGGGCGGCGGCGGGTTCGACAGTTTTTCCGGCGGCGGCGGCTCGTCGGGCGGCGGCGGCGCCTCGGGGGATTGGTGA
- a CDS encoding transcriptional repressor: MSTHPPPAAAKIAGMTPARQRALDILTQANRPVGAYEMIDLMADADGKRPAPVSVYRALAFLLDHGLAHRLESKNAFVVCGHSHGAEEPVVFLICEGCGEVKEATSAGLARELSALTAQAGFRARTRVVEIAGRCARCAEAA, translated from the coding sequence ATGAGCACGCACCCGCCGCCGGCCGCGGCCAAAATCGCAGGCATGACCCCGGCGCGCCAGCGCGCGCTCGATATTCTCACCCAGGCCAACCGGCCCGTCGGCGCCTATGAAATGATCGATCTGATGGCCGACGCCGACGGCAAGCGGCCGGCGCCGGTCTCGGTCTATCGCGCGCTCGCCTTTCTCCTCGACCATGGCCTCGCCCATCGGCTGGAGTCGAAAAACGCCTTCGTCGTCTGCGGCCATTCGCACGGCGCCGAGGAGCCGGTCGTGTTTCTCATCTGTGAGGGCTGCGGCGAGGTGAAGGAGGCGACATCCGCCGGCCTCGCGCGGGAGCTGTCGGCGCTGACGGCGCAGGCCGGCTTCAGGGCGCGCACCCGCGTCGTCGAGATCGCGGGGCGCTGCGCCCGCTGCGCGGAAGCCGCATGA
- a CDS encoding argininosuccinate synthase — protein MTRAKKDIKKVVLAYSGGLDTSIILKWLETVYGAEVITFTADLGQGEELGPARDKALLLGVKPENIFIEDLREEFVRDYVFPMFRANAQYEGLYLLGTSIARPLIAKKQIEIARKMGADAVCHGATGKGNDQVRFELGYYALEPDITVIAPWREWDFISRTDLIAFAEAHQIPIAKDKRGEAPFSTDANLLHTSSEGKVLEDPAQETPDYVYSRTGNPEDAPDTAQYITIDFERGDAVAIDGVALSPASLLAKLNDLGRLHGIGRLDLVENRFVGMKSRGMYETPGGAILLIAHRGIESLTLDRGAAHLKDELMPRYAELIYNGFWFAPEREMLQAAIDHSQQHVTGRVRLKLYKGSVNLVGRESPWSLYDQDLVSFEEGGGYDQRDAEGFIRLNALRLRTLARRAARGEKK, from the coding sequence ATGACCCGCGCCAAGAAAGACATCAAAAAGGTCGTCCTCGCCTATTCCGGCGGCCTCGACACCTCCATCATCCTCAAATGGCTGGAAACAGTCTATGGCGCGGAGGTCATCACCTTCACCGCCGATCTCGGCCAGGGCGAGGAACTCGGCCCGGCCCGCGACAAGGCGCTGCTACTCGGCGTGAAGCCGGAAAACATCTTCATCGAGGATCTGCGCGAGGAATTCGTCCGCGACTACGTCTTCCCGATGTTTCGCGCCAACGCCCAGTATGAGGGGCTCTATCTGCTCGGCACCTCCATCGCGCGTCCGCTGATCGCGAAAAAGCAGATCGAGATCGCCCGCAAGATGGGCGCGGACGCGGTGTGCCACGGCGCCACCGGCAAGGGGAACGATCAGGTCCGCTTCGAGCTCGGCTATTACGCGCTCGAGCCCGACATCACCGTGATCGCGCCTTGGCGCGAGTGGGATTTCATCTCGCGCACGGACCTCATCGCCTTCGCCGAGGCGCATCAGATCCCGATCGCCAAGGACAAGCGCGGCGAGGCGCCCTTCTCCACCGACGCCAATCTTCTGCACACCTCCTCCGAGGGCAAGGTGCTGGAAGACCCGGCGCAGGAGACGCCGGATTACGTCTATTCCCGCACCGGCAATCCCGAGGACGCGCCCGATACGGCGCAATACATCACCATCGACTTCGAGAGAGGCGACGCGGTCGCCATTGACGGCGTCGCATTGTCGCCGGCGTCGCTGCTCGCCAAGCTCAATGATCTCGGCCGCCTGCACGGGATCGGTCGTCTCGATCTGGTCGAGAACCGCTTCGTCGGCATGAAGTCGCGCGGCATGTACGAGACGCCCGGCGGCGCGATCCTGTTGATCGCGCATCGCGGCATCGAGAGCCTGACGCTCGATCGCGGCGCCGCGCATCTCAAGGACGAGCTGATGCCGCGCTACGCCGAGCTGATCTACAATGGCTTCTGGTTCGCGCCCGAGCGCGAGATGCTGCAGGCGGCCATCGACCACAGCCAGCAGCATGTCACCGGCCGCGTGCGGCTGAAGCTCTACAAGGGCTCGGTGAACCTCGTCGGCCGCGAGAGCCCGTGGTCGCTTTACGATCAGGACCTCGTCAGCTTCGAGGAAGGCGGCGGCTACGACCAGCGCGACGCGGAAGGTTTCATCCGCCTCAACGCGCTGCGCCTGCGCACGCTGGCGCGACGCGCCGCGCGCGGGGAGAAGAAGTAA
- the cobU gene encoding bifunctional adenosylcobinamide kinase/adenosylcobinamide-phosphate guanylyltransferase, which translates to MAENPHLAFILGGARSGKSAYAEGLVMAHAPPWTYIATAQPFDDEMQARIDLHLTRRGADWRTIEAPQELPQAIADAPQHAPLLIDCLGIWLSNRMFAEADLVADRAALISSLVARQAPTVVVSPEVGLSIVPENALARQFRDAAGLMHQEVARIAVHVALVVAGYPVKVK; encoded by the coding sequence ATGGCTGAAAACCCGCATCTGGCCTTCATCCTCGGCGGCGCGCGCTCCGGCAAGAGCGCTTATGCCGAAGGGCTCGTCATGGCCCATGCGCCGCCCTGGACCTATATCGCCACGGCGCAGCCCTTCGACGATGAGATGCAGGCGCGCATCGACCTGCATCTTACCCGTCGCGGCGCCGACTGGCGCACCATCGAGGCGCCGCAGGAACTGCCGCAGGCGATTGCGGATGCGCCGCAGCATGCGCCGCTGCTGATCGATTGTCTGGGGATCTGGCTGTCGAACCGCATGTTCGCCGAGGCGGACCTCGTCGCGGATCGCGCCGCGCTGATCTCATCCTTGGTGGCGCGGCAGGCGCCGACGGTGGTCGTGTCGCCAGAGGTGGGTCTGTCGATTGTGCCTGAAAACGCGCTGGCCCGTCAGTTCCGCGACGCCGCCGGGCTGATGCATCAGGAGGTCGCGCGGATCGCCGTGCATGTGGCGCTGGTGGTGGCGGGTTATCCGGTGAAGGTGAAGTAG
- a CDS encoding LL-diaminopimelate aminotransferase: protein MSDFYRIKRLPPYVFEQVNRLKAKARAGGADIIDMGMGNPDLPAPKHVVDKLVETAGRPRTDRYSASKGIAGLRRAQAGYYGRRFGVKLDPETQVIATLGSKEGFANMAQAITAPGDVVLVPNPSYPIHAFGFLMAGGVIRSVPSAPTPDYFSALERAMIHSIPKPIAVIVCYPSNPTAEVASLDFYKDLVAFAKKHDIFILSDLAYAEVFFDDHPPPSVLQVPGAIDVTVEFTSMSKTFSMAGWRMGFAVGNERLCAALGRVKSYLDYGAFTPIQVAATAALNGPDDCVKEMRAIYKKRRDVMVESFAQAGWQIPSPSASMFAWAPVPERFRALSSLEFSKLLIEKADVAVAPGEGFGEHGEGYLRLALVENEQRIRQAARNLRRFFDSADQHLHNVVPLAARG, encoded by the coding sequence ATGTCGGATTTCTATCGCATCAAGCGCCTGCCGCCTTATGTCTTCGAGCAGGTCAATCGCCTGAAGGCCAAAGCGCGCGCCGGCGGCGCCGACATCATCGACATGGGCATGGGCAATCCCGATCTGCCCGCGCCGAAACATGTGGTCGACAAGCTCGTCGAGACGGCGGGCCGTCCGCGCACCGACCGCTATTCCGCCTCCAAGGGAATCGCCGGCCTGCGCCGCGCACAGGCGGGCTATTACGGACGCCGCTTCGGCGTGAAGCTCGATCCCGAGACTCAGGTCATCGCCACCCTTGGCTCCAAGGAGGGCTTCGCCAATATGGCGCAGGCCATCACCGCGCCGGGCGATGTAGTGCTGGTGCCGAACCCCTCCTATCCGATCCACGCCTTCGGCTTTCTGATGGCGGGCGGCGTCATCCGCTCCGTGCCCTCGGCGCCGACGCCCGATTATTTTTCCGCGCTCGAGCGCGCGATGATCCATTCAATCCCCAAGCCTATCGCCGTGATCGTCTGCTATCCGTCCAATCCGACGGCGGAAGTGGCGTCGCTCGATTTCTACAAGGATCTCGTCGCCTTCGCGAAGAAGCACGACATCTTCATCCTCTCCGATCTCGCCTATGCCGAAGTCTTCTTCGACGACCATCCGCCGCCGTCGGTGCTGCAGGTGCCGGGCGCCATCGACGTGACGGTGGAGTTCACCTCCATGTCGAAGACATTCTCCATGGCCGGCTGGCGCATGGGCTTCGCGGTCGGCAATGAGCGGCTCTGCGCGGCGCTGGGGCGGGTGAAGAGCTATCTCGATTACGGCGCCTTCACGCCGATCCAGGTCGCCGCGACCGCCGCGCTCAACGGGCCGGACGATTGCGTGAAGGAGATGCGCGCCATCTACAAGAAGCGCCGCGACGTGATGGTGGAGAGCTTCGCGCAGGCGGGCTGGCAGATTCCGTCGCCGAGCGCCTCGATGTTCGCCTGGGCGCCCGTGCCGGAGCGCTTTCGCGCGCTGAGCAGCCTGGAGTTTTCCAAGCTTCTCATCGAGAAGGCGGATGTGGCCGTGGCGCCGGGCGAGGGCTTCGGCGAGCATGGCGAGGGCTATCTGCGCCTCGCGCTGGTCGAGAACGAACAGCGCATTCGTCAGGCCGCGCGCAATCTGCGCCGCTTCTTCGATTCAGCGGATCAGCATCTGCACAATGTCGTGCCGCTGGCGGCGCGGGGGTGA
- a CDS encoding MFS transporter translates to MTDTLARPEAAAMVDGERVIAKVGWRLAPLLMAGFLVAYLDRVNVGFAALTMNKEMGFSPEFFGWAAGVFFIGYCLFEAPSNYIMHRVGARIWLARIMVSWGLIAAATAFVWSENSFVALRFLLGAAEAGYAPGAILYLTYWTPAAQRARILSAFLVAVPLGSAIGSPVSGVIMTLMDGAAGISGWRWLYFIEALPAMALGLICYFYLPDRPAQAKWLADDEREWLETTLRREAAPQDENYWRALTDRRTLALGVAYFGAVMALYGLSFWLPQIIKGFGASILAAGFLAAIPYVCGATAMVLWSRSLDRRGGAVGHTALACVIGALGLIAAAYAPSHFLAMIALTIAAIGSVSVLPSFWTLCTLTLGPADAVVGVAVVNSIGNLSGLAGPWLVGLIKGASGEFSHALLALAVGPLLTALLVMRRARR, encoded by the coding sequence GTGACAGACACGCTCGCCCGGCCGGAAGCGGCCGCTATGGTGGACGGCGAGCGCGTCATCGCCAAAGTGGGCTGGCGGCTGGCGCCGCTGCTCATGGCGGGGTTCCTCGTCGCCTATCTCGACCGGGTGAACGTCGGCTTCGCCGCCCTCACCATGAACAAAGAGATGGGCTTTTCGCCGGAGTTCTTCGGCTGGGCGGCGGGCGTCTTCTTCATCGGCTATTGCCTCTTCGAGGCGCCGAGCAATTACATCATGCACCGCGTCGGCGCGCGCATCTGGCTGGCGCGCATCATGGTGAGCTGGGGGCTGATCGCGGCGGCCACCGCCTTCGTCTGGAGCGAGAACAGTTTTGTCGCGCTGAGGTTCCTGCTCGGCGCCGCCGAGGCGGGCTATGCGCCCGGCGCGATCCTTTACCTCACCTATTGGACGCCCGCCGCGCAGCGCGCGCGCATCCTGTCCGCCTTTCTGGTCGCCGTGCCGCTCGGCAGCGCCATCGGCTCGCCGGTTTCGGGCGTGATCATGACGCTGATGGACGGCGCGGCCGGCATTTCCGGATGGCGGTGGCTTTATTTCATCGAGGCGCTCCCCGCGATGGCGCTCGGCCTGATCTGCTACTTTTATCTGCCCGACCGGCCGGCGCAGGCGAAGTGGCTCGCCGACGATGAGCGCGAATGGCTGGAAACCACGCTCCGCCGCGAGGCCGCGCCGCAGGACGAGAATTACTGGCGCGCGCTGACGGACCGCCGGACGCTCGCGCTCGGCGTCGCCTATTTCGGCGCGGTCATGGCGCTGTATGGTCTGAGCTTCTGGCTGCCGCAGATCATCAAGGGCTTCGGCGCGAGCATTCTCGCGGCGGGTTTCCTCGCCGCCATCCCCTATGTGTGCGGCGCGACCGCCATGGTGCTGTGGAGCCGCAGCCTCGACCGTCGCGGCGGCGCCGTCGGCCACACTGCGCTCGCCTGCGTGATTGGCGCACTCGGGCTCATCGCGGCGGCCTATGCGCCGTCGCATTTCCTGGCCATGATCGCGCTGACAATCGCCGCCATCGGCTCGGTCTCCGTCCTGCCAAGCTTCTGGACCCTGTGCACGCTGACGCTGGGGCCCGCCGATGCGGTTGTCGGGGTCGCCGTGGTCAATTCCATTGGCAATCTGTCCGGCCTTGCGGGACCCTGGCTGGTCGGCCTTATAAAGGGCGCTTCGGGGGAGTTTTCTCATGCCCTGCTGGCGCTCGCGGTCGGGCCGCTGCTGACCGCCCTGCTGGTCATGCGCCGCGCGCGGCGCTGA
- a CDS encoding NADPH-dependent oxidoreductase, whose translation MNKPVSPETFDARGAAAMFERYRRADSPKPAQWNDTLDLLLAHRSHRNYLDQPLPPGALETICAAAQSASTSSNLQVWSVVAVQDEDRKNRLADLAGGQKHIRDCKLLLIWLCDLARLELLGKEKGRDGAAIPYLEIFMTGVVDAALAAQNAVVALESLGLGCCYIGAMRNKPEEVAKELNLPPNVFAVFGMTIGVPDPAANAGVKPRLGQGAVLHREQYHWDDAQRDAIETLDVVFKDFQKEQGLPEQGWIRQVLSRVRGTDAMSGRDRIREALHALGFELR comes from the coding sequence ATGAACAAGCCCGTCAGCCCCGAAACCTTCGACGCGCGCGGCGCGGCCGCCATGTTCGAGCGCTATCGCCGCGCCGATTCGCCCAAGCCCGCGCAGTGGAACGACACGCTCGACCTGCTGCTCGCGCATCGTTCGCATCGCAATTATCTCGATCAGCCGCTGCCGCCCGGCGCGCTGGAGACCATCTGCGCCGCCGCGCAGTCGGCCTCGACCTCCTCCAATCTCCAGGTCTGGAGCGTGGTCGCGGTCCAGGACGAGGACCGCAAGAACCGACTCGCCGATCTCGCCGGCGGCCAGAAGCACATCCGCGATTGCAAGCTGCTGCTGATCTGGCTCTGCGACCTCGCCCGGCTGGAGCTGCTCGGCAAGGAGAAGGGCCGCGACGGCGCCGCCATTCCCTATCTCGAAATCTTCATGACGGGCGTGGTCGACGCCGCGCTCGCCGCGCAGAACGCCGTCGTCGCGCTCGAGTCTCTCGGCCTCGGCTGCTGCTACATCGGCGCCATGCGCAACAAGCCCGAGGAAGTCGCTAAAGAGCTGAACTTGCCGCCCAATGTCTTCGCCGTTTTCGGCATGACCATTGGCGTGCCGGACCCGGCGGCCAACGCCGGCGTCAAGCCGCGTCTGGGACAGGGGGCGGTGCTGCATCGTGAGCAATATCACTGGGACGACGCCCAGCGCGATGCGATCGAGACGCTCGACGTGGTTTTCAAGGATTTCCAGAAAGAGCAGGGCCTGCCCGAACAGGGCTGGATTCGTCAGGTGCTGTCGCGCGTTCGCGGAACCGACGCCATGAGCGGCCGCGACCGTATTCGCGAGGCGCTGCACGCGCTCGGCTTCGAACTGCGCTGA
- a CDS encoding glycerate kinase type-2 family protein: MSDDPRQLLRAMFDAAVGAAHPSVCLPQHLAKIEPPKGRTIVIGAGKAAASMAAAVEEHWKGGPLEGLVVTRYEHGAPTSQIEVIEASHPVPDAAGREAAKRILEKVQGLTEDDLVLALISGGGSALMALPAEGVTLEEKQAVNKALLKSGANISEMNCVRKHLSAIKGGRLARAAAPARVVALMISDVPNDDLSVIASGPTVPDPTSREDALAVIAKYRIDAPEAVLKHLSSPDCETPKPGDAIFNRVENILIATPQGSLDAAAAVAHKAGYTPCILGDLEGESRDVALVHAGVAKQIANHGQPFQPPVAIISGGETTVTVRGNGKGGRDAEFLLGLTLALEGFGDISAIACDTDGIDGVETNAGAMMLPDSFARAQAKGVDLKALFANNDAFTAFEALGDLVVTGPTRTNVNDFRAILVPKRANGCHAGAAPATASEGLGGQLLRILGLQK, encoded by the coding sequence ATGTCCGACGATCCTCGCCAGCTTCTCCGCGCCATGTTCGACGCCGCCGTGGGCGCCGCGCACCCTTCTGTTTGCCTGCCGCAGCACCTTGCGAAGATCGAGCCCCCGAAGGGCCGCACCATCGTCATCGGCGCCGGCAAGGCGGCCGCCTCCATGGCGGCGGCGGTGGAAGAGCACTGGAAGGGCGGGCCGCTCGAAGGGCTCGTCGTCACGCGCTACGAGCATGGCGCGCCCACCTCGCAGATCGAGGTGATCGAAGCCTCTCACCCGGTGCCGGACGCCGCCGGCCGCGAGGCGGCCAAGCGCATTCTCGAAAAGGTGCAGGGCCTCACCGAGGACGATCTCGTGCTGGCGCTGATCTCCGGCGGCGGCTCGGCGCTGATGGCGCTGCCGGCCGAGGGCGTCACGCTCGAGGAGAAGCAGGCCGTCAACAAGGCGCTGCTCAAGAGCGGCGCGAATATTTCCGAGATGAACTGCGTCCGCAAGCATCTCTCGGCGATCAAGGGCGGCCGACTCGCCCGCGCGGCCGCGCCGGCGCGCGTCGTGGCGCTGATGATCTCCGACGTGCCGAACGATGACCTGTCGGTCATCGCCTCCGGCCCCACCGTGCCCGATCCGACCAGCCGCGAGGACGCCCTCGCCGTCATCGCCAAATACAGGATCGACGCCCCGGAGGCGGTGCTCAAGCACCTCTCCAGCCCCGATTGCGAGACGCCCAAGCCCGGCGACGCCATCTTCAATCGCGTCGAGAACATTCTCATCGCGACGCCGCAGGGCTCCCTCGACGCGGCCGCGGCCGTGGCCCACAAGGCCGGTTACACGCCCTGCATCCTCGGCGATCTCGAAGGCGAGTCGCGCGACGTGGCGCTGGTGCATGCCGGCGTCGCCAAGCAGATCGCCAATCACGGCCAGCCGTTCCAGCCGCCGGTCGCCATCATCTCGGGCGGCGAGACGACCGTCACCGTGCGCGGCAATGGCAAGGGCGGGCGCGACGCCGAATTCCTGCTGGGCCTGACGCTGGCGCTGGAAGGCTTCGGCGACATTTCAGCCATCGCCTGCGATACGGACGGCATTGACGGCGTCGAGACGAACGCCGGCGCCATGATGCTGCCCGACAGCTTCGCCCGCGCCCAGGCCAAGGGCGTGGATCTCAAGGCGCTCTTCGCCAACAACGACGCCTTCACCGCCTTCGAGGCGCTCGGCGATCTGGTGGTCACTGGCCCGACGCGCACCAATGTCAACGACTTCCGCGCCATTCTGGTGCCGAAGCGGGCGAACGGCTGCCATGCGGGCGCGGCGCCGGCGACGGCGAGCGAGGGGCTCGGCGGGCAGCTCCTGCGGATACTCGGCCTTCAGAAGTGA
- a CDS encoding HpcH/HpaI aldolase/citrate lyase family protein, which yields MSFTLIEQATPRLHRSELAVPGSAPGMFEKAAQSAADQIFLDLEDAVAPDDKEQARKNIIQGLNDIDWGKKVMTLRINGLDTHYCYRDVVDVLENCPRLDVVLIPKVGVPQDVYAIDMMITQIEQYKKRTKKIGIEILIETALGMANVEAIAQSSKRLEAMSFGVADYAASTRARTTVIGGVNPDYGVLTDKREDGSRDYYWMDQWHAAQTRMMVACRAYGLRPIDGPFGDFNDPEGYKAAAKRAAVLGYEGKWAIHPSQIELANEVFTPSEAEVTKARRILAAMEEAAKAGKGAVSLDGRLIDIASIRMAEALIEKANSISGS from the coding sequence ATGAGCTTTACCCTGATTGAACAGGCCACGCCGCGCCTGCACCGTTCCGAACTCGCCGTTCCGGGCTCCGCGCCCGGCATGTTCGAGAAGGCCGCCCAGTCCGCGGCCGACCAGATCTTCCTCGATCTCGAAGACGCCGTCGCCCCGGACGACAAGGAGCAGGCGCGCAAGAACATCATCCAGGGCCTCAACGACATCGATTGGGGCAAGAAGGTGATGACGCTGCGCATCAACGGCCTCGACACGCATTACTGCTATCGCGACGTCGTCGACGTTCTCGAGAACTGCCCGCGTCTCGACGTGGTGCTGATCCCCAAGGTCGGCGTGCCGCAGGACGTCTACGCGATCGACATGATGATCACGCAGATCGAGCAGTACAAGAAGCGCACCAAGAAGATCGGCATCGAGATCCTGATCGAGACCGCGCTCGGCATGGCGAACGTTGAGGCCATCGCGCAGTCGTCGAAGCGCCTTGAGGCCATGTCCTTCGGCGTCGCCGACTACGCCGCCTCGACCCGCGCCCGCACCACCGTCATCGGCGGCGTGAACCCGGATTACGGCGTTCTCACCGACAAGCGTGAAGACGGCTCGCGCGACTACTACTGGATGGACCAGTGGCACGCCGCCCAAACCCGCATGATGGTCGCCTGCCGCGCCTATGGCCTGCGTCCGATCGACGGTCCGTTCGGCGACTTCAACGATCCGGAAGGCTACAAGGCCGCCGCCAAGCGCGCCGCTGTGCTGGGCTATGAGGGCAAGTGGGCGATCCATCCCTCGCAGATCGAGCTGGCCAACGAGGTCTTCACCCCGTCCGAGGCCGAAGTGACCAAGGCCCGCCGCATCCTCGCGGCGATGGAAGAGGCCGCCAAGGCCGGCAAGGGCGCCGTGTCGCTCGACGGCCGCCTGATCGACATCGCCTCGATCCGCATGGCCGAGGCGCTGATCGAGAAGGCCAACTCGATCTCCGGCTCCTGA